The sequence CTCATTAACTCATTATATCCTTCAACAGTCTTATATTGTTATTGcccttttacacatgaggaaactgaggtagacAGATTCAACTATCCTTGGTTACACAGCTAGTTTCAGCTGCGTGGCCAGGATTCAGTCAGATGCTAGTCGTGCTCTCAACCATAAATGTACGAAGGGGCTGGAATGGCAGCCTGTACCTCCAGGAAGCGAGAATGCAGAGCTTCCTCTGTGATGTCAAGCACTTCTGGGTTGTAGATGCTGCCGTTGTCAAACACCTGCTGGATGATCAGCCCAAAGGAGAAGGGCGAGATGTTCAGCATGTTCAGCAGTGTGGCTTCGCTGGCTCCCACTTTGTCTCCGGTCTTAATCAGCTGCACATCACTCTGAAGAACAAGGTAACAGTTGGCAGTTAACACCTGGACATCTAGCAGGTGCAAGGCAACCAAGCCCTGACCACTTGTCTGGCCAGCACTGGCAAGCCAGGTCCACTCACCAGGATTTCAATGGTGCCTCTGGAGATTTTAGTGGTGATGCCTAAAGCCTGGAAGAAGGAGGTCTTCTCGGGCCCCAGACCAGTGTTCTGGGCTGGCACAGTGACTTCACAAGGGGCAATGGCACCAGCACGGGCAGCAGCTGGCACCtgaacaaaaataagaaacatgAGAAGTCTTTCCTCCACAGATACAACTTGAGAATAGTCCATTTTACTTTTAAGGAGCCAAAAGTAGTGATAAGGTCTCTTTAGCCAACCTGATTCTCCCCTTACCTTATTGGCCAGCAGCATGTCCCTGATCTCAGTGAGGTCCTCCTTGGTGAACACAAAGCCCACATTGCCCCGGATGTGAGGCAACAGTCTGCAAAGAGAAGTTTACAGGAGATGGTCACCTTTCAGCACCATTCTTctccaggaaaaaggaaaagggcagaagaagGACAAAGATACCCAGAGAATTAATTAACTGACTTCTCCAGAGCTGGGTTGTTTTCCAGGTGTCCTCGGATAGCCTTGCGCATCATGGTGTTCTTGCCCATCAGCACCACAGCCTTCCCGCGGAGGGACATGCGGATCTGCTGCATCTGCTTGGAGCCCACATTGTCTGCTCCCACAATGAAGCATTTTGGATAATCATCCAAAAGTTGCTACAAAAACAAGTCAGAAACAAGCCAAgtttaacaggagaaaagaggaaaaatttcaGGAGAAACCAAATCCCACAATGGCTGCTTTCCATCTCACTCCGTCTCTTCTATGCTTTTGAAGTGACTCAGAGATTGGGACAATTCTTCCCAGTAGGAGCCACCAGAGCTGTCACACTGCCAGAGTTGTCAAAGATTTGCTTGCTGAGTATGAACGGCGAAAATTAGGTTTGTACATtcaatcaaaaaaatttttaattttagctttcatttttaattttcccccACTATGAGGCGTGTTTCTGATTCACTAAAATGGCTGAGTTAACAGAAAAACTGTTCCAAATAAGAGTAGATTTACAGCACTCAAAACAAGacataaaacaaatacaaaacattACTTGTACAATCTAGATTGTGGATATATGATTATTGTACAATTCTCTTAAGTGTTTTGTGTGTCTGAAAACATTCACGATAAACAAGGGAGGCTACAATAAACTACATTCCACAATGCAGCCAAATGCCTGAAGAGCAGCACGGTCAGAATTTCTGGGCAGGGAAAACCCACCTTAAGTCTATCAAGAAGATAACATTCATTGGACATTTAGTTTCTTGATTGACAGGACCTAAATATGCAACACTTTGCCTCTTTATAATGAGTCACTGATTGCCTCAGACCTTCCCAAAGATGGAGGCAGATGAGTAAAAGTATGATGAGCCTATCTAGAGGCCAGACAGACCTAGGTATAAATGCTGTCATCTCAGGAGCCACTTAACCCGCCTGCGCCTGTTTATCTGCAACAAGGGTGGGAGGGGGGCCGCAGATCTGGGgaaattgtgaagattaaatgagatctggCAATAGTCTAACTCAGTAGCTGGCCCCGAGTAAGCGCTCAGCACATGGCAGCTGACTGTCCCTTTTAGTGCCCGGGGCCGAGGCGGCATGATGAGCGGCCGCGACCCATTCCGCACTTACGATGATCTTAAGGAAGTAGTTGGACTTCCAGGTCGCCCTGTCTTCCCTGGGCATCACGGCGGTGCGTCAGGGATTGCCACGCAGGGTTTAAAGACGATGTCactgaagagagagagggagctcaGACACCCCGACACCGGCCCCACGCGCCGCAGGGCTCCAAGCCCGAGGCCTACGGGGAGCGCGCCCCGCGTGAGCGCCTGCCGCCCGGCCTGGGGCGGCCGCTGCCGCCGCCACTCGGGGAGCGCGAGCCGCCGCCGAGGCGCCAGGCAGGATAGGCCTGGACTCCGCGGCCCCCAaaccccccctcctcccccaaagacCCCTCCAGGACTCCCATCCTTCCCGCCGCCGGGGCCAGGAGCGTCATCCGCAACCTCACGAACCTCTCACGAGGACGCCTGGCTAAAGGAGGGGCCCGCGCCGGCGCGCACCTTTTATCGGTCAACGAAAGGACCAATCAGAAGCCACGGGTAGCGCCCGTGCCTATTGGCTGGCGCGAACGCCTGTCAGGTGAAGCAGACCTGATATAGACAGCCATTGGATGATATCGCTGCCACTCCAGCCAACAGGAAGCCGCCTTTAAATTAGGTAGTTAAGGGAGGCTCTGCCTCATGTTGGAGGAGCTTTTTCAGAGCTGCTTCCCTCTGCTGGAGCGGAGCTGCTTTTGTGAAGGAGCTAGAGTTTGTGAACTGAGAGTGCACGTTTACCCCTGCCAACCGGCCAAGTCACAAGCTAAAGAGTATGACGTGGAGCTGAGAAATAATTGCACATGCCTAGAAACAGAATGGTCTCTTGTGTCCCCTACAGTTTGTTCTTCCCCCTACCAAAGCAGAGGGATCCTTTAAAACCTGAGTCAaatcatttcctcatctgctcaAAATTCTTTAAAGGCTTCCTATTTCCCTTGAGTAAAAAGGCCCCTACGTGATCGGCTCCCCACTTCTACCGCTATAATCTCATCTCCTATTTTCCTATTGACTCATTTCTTTTCAGCCAGACGCTGCTCTTTGCTGCTTTTCCAGAGCATGCTCCCACTTGAGGGCTCCTGCACTACAtattccctcttcctggaaggCTCCTTGCCCATATCCACACAAGTAACTCATCTCCAACAAGTCTTGGTTCAAATATCACCTACTCAACGAGGCTTACCCTGATTGCCCTATTTAAGGTTACCAAAAAATCCACTCCCACTCCCCCTCTTACTCTGTTCTATTTTTCAGTAGCACTTACACCTTCTAACAcactatataatttatttcttatgttgttttctgtctctctctgcaagAATGCAAGCTCCGTTTGTCTtgtccctggcacacagtaggcatataatgtgtttgttgaatgaatgaatgcggaGTTTGCAGTCAGATGACCTGGATCCATTT is a genomic window of Diceros bicornis minor isolate mBicDic1 chromosome 35, mDicBic1.mat.cur, whole genome shotgun sequence containing:
- the RPLP0 gene encoding large ribosomal subunit protein uL10 → MPREDRATWKSNYFLKIIQLLDDYPKCFIVGADNVGSKQMQQIRMSLRGKAVVLMGKNTMMRKAIRGHLENNPALEKLLPHIRGNVGFVFTKEDLTEIRDMLLANKVPAAARAGAIAPCEVTVPAQNTGLGPEKTSFFQALGITTKISRGTIEILSDVQLIKTGDKVGASEATLLNMLNISPFSFGLIIQQVFDNGSIYNPEVLDITEEALHSRFLEGVRNVASVCLQIGYPTVASVPHSIINGYKRVLALSVETDYTFPLAEKVKAFLADPSAFVAAAPVAAATTAAPAAAAAPAKVEAKEESEESDEDMGFGLFD